Genomic DNA from Funiculus sociatus GB2-C1:
AAAGAGGTGTTTATCCCTGTGGGATTTAGTCGGTTTCGCCTGACTGGTGGCGAACCTTTGCTGCGTCCGCGGGTGGTGGAATTGGTAAGCGCGATCGCATCCCTAAGAGAAACCCAAGACCTCTCGATGACCACTAACGCCTTTTTACTTTCCCCGATAGCGCAAGACCTCTACAATGCTGGTTTGCGACGGCTCAATATCAGTCTCGACTCTCTCGATCCAGATACATTTGCCCAAATTAGTGGTAATCGCGGCCGTTCCCGCTGGCAAGAAGTCTGGGATGGAATCCAAGCTGCTCATCGCGTCGGTTTTGATCCCCTGAAACTCAATGTAGTAGTGATTCCTGGTGTCAACGACCACGAAGTTTTAGATTTAGCCGCCCTGACACTTGAGCGACAATGGCACGTCCGGTTTATTGAATTCATGCCCATTGGCAACGACCAGCTTTTTGCGGGAAAGGGTTGGGTGTCCTCTGCGGATTTGCGGCAACGCATTCGCGACGTTTTTGGCTTGACAGAATCTTCCGTCCGTGGTAACGGGCCTGCGGATGTTTTCCAGATCCCCGGAGCCAAAGGTACGCTGGGATTTATCAGTCAGATGTCAGAATGTTTTTGCGATCGCTGTAACCGGATGCGTCTTTCAGCAGACGGCTGGTTGCGCCCCTGTCTGCTCAATGAAACTGGTCAAATTGACCTGAAAACTGCCCTCCGCACTGGCATGGAAATGGCTGAACTACGCGAGAAAGTGCGGCAGTTGCTCTTTCTGAAACCAGAAATTAACTTCAAGCAGCGAGATTCAGGAACGACTGGTGCGTATAGCCGCACCATGTCGCAAATTGGTGGGTAATGGGGGATTGGGAATTGGGGATTGGGGATTGGGGAGAATCTTATCCAGTCCCCAGTCCCTGTCCCTATCCGCCAGTCCCCAGCCCCTTGCTTACGCTTGCCGTGAGTAGTATTCAACCACCAGCAGTTCGTTGATTTGCAGCGCGATCCATTCGCGCTCAATAACGCCATTCACCTTACCAGCCAGCTTGGTTTTGTCAAACTCCAAATGGCTTGGCATATTTGCCAAACCTGGATATTCCAGGTTTGCTTGCACTAAACGACGGGATGCGTCATTGTCGCGGACACCAATCGCCTCTCCAGCGCGACACTGATAGCTAGGAATATTGACTATGCGACCATTAACCGTCACATGACCGTGATTCACTAACTGACGCGCCGCAGGGATCGTGGGAGCCATCCCCAAGCGGAAGACGGTGTTATCCAGACGCATCTCCAACAATTGCAGCAATGCTTGACCCGTTGAACCCGTGGCGCGACGTGCCTTACGCACGTAACGCAGCAGCTGCTTTTCACTCAACCCATAGTTAAAGCGGAGTTTTTGCTTTTCCTCAAGTCGGATAGCATACTCTGAACGCTTTTTGCGGGCTTGCCCGTGCTGACCGGGCGGATATGCGCGACGCGGCGACTTGCGGCTTAAACCAGGCAGTTCACCCAAACGACGCACAACTCTGAGGCGTGGGCCTCTATATCGGGACATATACCTTCCTCTTGGCTATTCTGCTTTAACTTTGCAAAACTTTCATTATACACTCATAAAGAAACTCTAAACCAAAAAATTTTTTGTGCGTTCCCAGACTGAGCGTGGAAACGCTGATAAGCGAGGCTCTGCCTCGGAAATCTGTTTTAGATGAATTTCAGGTTGATTTATGAAAATTTTTCTAATAAGTAAAATAATCTTTCTGTTTCCCGTGCCGGGAAAATATCTAGTTGTAGGGAATCGGAGCCACCCCTTTGCTGTGTTAATAACGCCCTCGGTGCGTGGCGTTTGAGAAACCTCACCCAAGAAATTAGCTACTAGTTAGCTGGTGGCAATTTGACTATGGTCAGCCAGAAGTCTTTTATTGACTGTACCACTTGCAGGAACTGTTCAAGGTCAAGAGGCTTGCTGATGAAACAGTTAGCATGGAAATTGTAGCTGTTGAGAATATCTTGCTCGGCTTGCGAGGAGGTGAGAACTACCACAGGAATATGTTTTAGTTCGTTGTCGCGCTTAATTTCTTCTAGCACTTCAATACCGCTTCGCTTGGGTAAGTTGAGGTCAAGCAAGATAATACCGGGACGAATGGCATTTGTATACTTACCTTCTCTTCGTAGGAAAGCTAGCGCCTCAGCACCATCCCTGACAACATTCATGTGATTCCAAACCATACTTTCTCTAAACGCTTCTTTAGTGAGACGAATATCACCCTCGTTATCTTCAACTAGTAGAATTTCCACTGGTATATCACCCGAATTCACCTTTAATGCACTCCTGTTCGGGGAATTGTAAAGTAAAATACACTTCCCTGCCCCACTTGAGACTCTACCCAGATTTGTCCGCCGTGCCGTTCAACGATTTTTTTGCAGATAGCTAAACCAATCCCTGTTCCGGGATAAGCTTCGCGAGCGTGTAAGCGTTGAAAAATGACAAAGATGCGATCGCACTCTTGGGGATTTAGACCAATGCCGTTATCGCGAACTGAGAAGATCCATTCATTCTCTGTTGGCTGGACACCAATGTGAATCCGAGGGGGAGTATCTTGGCGAAACTTGATAGCATTGCCGATCAAGTTCTGTAACAGTTGACCGAGTTGCGTACTATCTCCCCTAACCGTGGGTAACGGATCGTAAGTGATGATGGCGTTACTTTCATCAATAGCGAATTCCAGATTAGCGATCGCTTCGTGTAACACATCCTCGCACTCGACGGGATCAAACTCGTTGCCTCGCGTTCCCACTCGCGAATACTCCAGCAAATCTTTAATCAACCTTTGCATCCGGTTGGCACCATCTACCGCGAATGTAATAAATTCGTCGGCATCTTCATCTAGTTTCCCTTTGTAACGCCGAGACAAAAGCTGGGTATAGCTGGCAACCATTCGCAACGGCTCCTGCAAGTCGTGGGAAGCGACATAAGCAAATTCTTCCAGTTCAGCATTGGAGCGGGCTAGTTCTTGTGCCTGTTTAGAAAGTGTCTCCTCCATCTGCTTACGCTCGGTAATATCGATGATATAGCACACACCTTGATATTCATTTCCTTCGAGAAGAGCGCCACCAATCAGAACCGGGACGCGCCTGCCATCAGCGCGAATGAATTCCTTCTCGAAAGGTGTACAAATTCCGGTAGCTGCTACCTCTTGGAGTTTTTGCTCATCCAGCGCTTTGTATTCCAGAGGTGTCATGTCTTTCCAAAGCACTTTCCCGGAAAGCAAATCCTCCCGCGTGTAGCCGATCATCCCCAAAAAAGCATCGTTGGCTTCGGTAACGTTGCCGAAAACATCCCAGAAGTTGATGCCAATCATGTTGGAATCAACAACCCGCCTAAACCGCGTCTCACTTTCTCGCAGGGCCGACTCCATCTGCTTGCGATCGTGGATATCTGTAGAAGTTCCGAGCCACTTGACAATCTGCCCATCCTGGTCATGCAGAGGCACTATCCGATTCAGGTGCCAGCGATATTGTCCATCAAGCGATCGCTTCAGGCGATGTTCGCCTTCGTAACTTATGCCCCTGCCAACAGCGTGATACCAGTCGCGGCGAATTTGCTGTCGATCATCCGGATGCACCGCAGATACCCATTTGTAGCCCAGACTTTCTTGTAGAGTTAAACCAGTATAATCAACCCAGCGCTGATTGAAGTAATCGCAACTACCATCTGGCTGTGCAGAAAACACGATCTGTGGCATCGCTTCGGCTAAAGAACGATAGCGTTGCTCGTTTGCCTGAGCCAACTCACGAGCAGCCTGTTCCCGCAACAAAAGGTGGGCGCGTTCTTCTTCTGAGAGCTTGCGTTCGGTAATGTCCCACCAAGAACCGACAACTTCTATCGGGTTGCCAGCTTCATCCCGCACCAGTTTTAATTCGTCGTGCATCCAGCGATAGGTACCATCCGGACGTAGGAAGCGGTATTCATGATTATGATGCCCGCGCTCAAATAGGTTTGACAGCCCAGCAAGAATATCCGGTCTATCCTCCGGGTGAATATGGTTCATCCAGAAGCCGGAATCCTCGATAAATTCCCGCGCTTCATAGCCAAGTTGCGAGATGACGTTCTCGCTAATGAAGGTGGCACCGTAATCATTTGAAGCCTTGCAGCTATAGATTACAGCTGGGCTAGAAGTGAGTAGATGTTGTAGTCGCTCCTCGGCTATCTGGCGCTCAAGGATTTCAATTTTTAAGTGTTCATTAGCCAGCGTTAGCTCAGATGTACGCTCTTTTACTCTGCTCTCAAGCTCT
This window encodes:
- the moaA gene encoding GTP 3',8-cyclase MoaA, with the translated sequence MNQVDYLRISLIDRCNFRCQYCMPEGAELDYILQQELLTNQELLTLLKEVFIPVGFSRFRLTGGEPLLRPRVVELVSAIASLRETQDLSMTTNAFLLSPIAQDLYNAGLRRLNISLDSLDPDTFAQISGNRGRSRWQEVWDGIQAAHRVGFDPLKLNVVVIPGVNDHEVLDLAALTLERQWHVRFIEFMPIGNDQLFAGKGWVSSADLRQRIRDVFGLTESSVRGNGPADVFQIPGAKGTLGFISQMSECFCDRCNRMRLSADGWLRPCLLNETGQIDLKTALRTGMEMAELREKVRQLLFLKPEINFKQRDSGTTGAYSRTMSQIGG
- the rpsD gene encoding 30S ribosomal protein S4; this encodes MSRYRGPRLRVVRRLGELPGLSRKSPRRAYPPGQHGQARKKRSEYAIRLEEKQKLRFNYGLSEKQLLRYVRKARRATGSTGQALLQLLEMRLDNTVFRLGMAPTIPAARQLVNHGHVTVNGRIVNIPSYQCRAGEAIGVRDNDASRRLVQANLEYPGLANMPSHLEFDKTKLAGKVNGVIEREWIALQINELLVVEYYSRQA
- a CDS encoding response regulator, which gives rise to MNSGDIPVEILLVEDNEGDIRLTKEAFRESMVWNHMNVVRDGAEALAFLRREGKYTNAIRPGIILLDLNLPKRSGIEVLEEIKRDNELKHIPVVVLTSSQAEQDILNSYNFHANCFISKPLDLEQFLQVVQSIKDFWLTIVKLPPAN